GTCGGCCATGGATTTTCTCCGGATCAGCCAGATGTATTGAGAGTGGCGCGGACCTTGGCCAGCGCCTGTCTGGTCGATCCGGCCGGCTTGTATTCGAGACCGGCAAGGCCCGAATAACCATTGCCATAGAGCCATGCCAGACGCTTGCCGAGGTCGATTTCGCCCTGTCCCGGATCGTTGCGGCCCGGATGATCGGCCACATGGGCATGAAGCACCCGTGAGACGCGATCGGCCAATACGTCCTCGATTTTCTCGCCCATGACATAGGAATGATAGAGATCGTAAACGATGCCGATTTCAGGGCGTCCCACCTCGTCCACGATGTTGAGCGCTTCGCGCGTCGAGGACAGGTAATAGCCCTTGTGGTCGATGAAGGTGTTGAGCGGTTCGACGCCGAGGCTGATGCCGCTGCCATCCAGCACATCGGCGGCGGCGCGCAGGCAAGCGACCAATGCGTCGTGCTGCTCTTCCCGGGTTTTGCCGGGCAGGTCGTCGCCGGCCTGGGCGATAAGCACCTTGGCGCCAAGGCGCTGCGCCACGCGCATCGAGGTCGCCAGACCGGCAAGGAAAGCGGCATGGTTGTCCGGATCGGTGAGGGCGATCATCGGCTCGGCGACAAAGCCGCTCAGCGACAGGCCCGTTTCCTTGAGCGCGGCCTCAATGGCATCGAGGTCCTTGTTGGACCAGAACCAGAATTCGACCGCGTCCAGACCCGCTTCCTTGGCGAGGCGGATGCGCTCGGCGAAGTCGTCGCTAACGTCGGAAAACAACCATTCAATGCAGGCGGAAAGTTTCATCTTGGACCAGGTGGCTCGAGTTAGCGATAATCGATCAGAACCTGCATGACATCGGGCGAACCCTGGTCGAGCAGGCTATAGCCGCGCCCTGCTTCGGCAAGCGGCACGCGATGGGTGATGAAGCCCTTGAGTTCCGGGGCGAGCGCCGACAGATATTCGCGAACGATCCGGGCGCGCCGGTCCACCGACCAGAGCGGGCCAAGGAAAGGGTTCACCGTGCCGACCTGCGAGGAGATGATGCGCGGGCGATTGTGGTGGAACTCACCGGACAGGCTCAGGCTCTCGAAACTGCCGCCATACCAGGACATCGCGATCACCGTGCCATTGAAGCCGGCCGTGCGGATCGCCTCGTTGAGGGCGGGGGCTGCGCCCGAGACTTCGATGACCGTGTCGGCGCCGCGCCCTTCGGTGAGCTCGCGGACCGTTTCGGCAATCGGTTGGTTGCTGGGATCGAGCGCGATGTCGGCGCCGCCGGCCAGCGCCAGTTCGCGGCGCTGCCCGATAGTGTCCACGGCGATGATCTGGCGCGCGCCATTGCGGCGCAGCAGGCGGGTAACCATCTGGCCGATGACGCCAAGGCCGCTCACCACCACATCGGCGCCAAGGGGGATATTGGCGTCGAGCACGCCATTATAGGCCGTGTTGAGATTGGCATAGAAGACGCCGATTTCAGCATCATCGATATCGCCTAGGGGGACGACGGCCTTGGCATCGACCACGGCATGCTGGCCATGGGGGACATAGGCAAAGACCAGCTCGCCTCTGGCAAGGTCCTGCACATTCGCGCCCAGCTCCGCGACCCGCCCGACAGCGGCGTAGCCATAGCGGGCCGGCCAGGTCCAGTCCGCGCCATTGGCGTCGGAAAACAGGCGTGTCCTGGGGTCCATCGATTGCCGCCATTGCGGCGCAAGGCCACGGAACACGTTAAGCTCGGTGCCGGCGCTGATCCCGGAAACGGCGAGGTCGAGCAGCACTTGCCCGGCGCCGGGGGCGGCAAGGGCTTCCGTGCGGATTTCGACGGCACGCGGGCCGGTGAAATAGAGCGATTGGGTAGTAAGCGACAAGGTCATCACCCTTTAATTCCGCCAGCGGTCAGGCCGCCGACTAGTTGATTGCGGAAGAGGAGAAAGAGCACGATGGTGGGCAATGCAATGACGACGCCACCGGCCATGACCACACCCCAGGAGAAGGAATAGGGATCGAACAGCGTTTGCAGCGCGAGCGGCAGCGTCTTGACCTCGGCGCTGGTGATCAGCGCCAGCGCCAGGATGAATTCGCCCCAGGACAAAACGAAGGCAAAGGTACCCACCGCCACGACCGCCGGACGAATAAGCGGCAGGGTGATGCGGAACATGGCGCCGATCTGCGAGCTGCCATCGATGATCGACGCCTCTTCGAGCTCGCGCGGCACCGCATCGATATAGCCCTTGAGCATCCAGACGGCGATGGGCAGGCCAAGCGCCAGATGCGTGAAGGTCAGCGCGGTCAGCGTATTGGCCAGGCCGAGCGAGCGGATAATGACCACGATGGGCACCAGAACGGCCACGGCGGGCAGCATCTGGGTGGCCAGGATCAGAAAGCCGATGAAATCGCGGCCCATATATGTGAAGCGGCTGAGCGAATAGGCGGCCGGCACCGCGATCACCACGGTGCAGATGGCCACGATACCGCCCACGACGAGGCTGTTGCGCAGCGCGACCAGGAAATCGCCGCGCGAAAAGATATTGGCGAAATGATCGAAGGTGACGCGCGCTGGGATCAGGCCACGGGTCATGATGTCGGCGTCGGGCCGGATCGAGGCGATGAACACCCAGATGATCGGCGACAGCACCAGGATCAGCAGCGCGATGGTCAGCGCGTCCAGAGCCGCATTGCGCAGGCGATTGTCACTGTCGTGCATCATCGTCTCCGCAATTGCAGGGACAGGAAGGAGGCGATGGCCAGGATCACCAGCATGACCACGCTGATTGCCGCCGCATAGGCCGGGCGCAGATCGGTGAAGACGGCCTTATACATGCTGATGCCCAGGATCGTGGTGGCGTCCTGCGGGCCGCCGCGCGTCATGATCCAGGGCAGGTCGAAGCTGTAAAAAGCGAGAATGCCCAGCACGAGGCCGATGATCAGCATGGTGTTCTGGATCGAGGGCAGGGTGATGCTGGTAAAGCGCTGCCACGGGCTGGCGCCATCGATGGCGGCGGCTTCGTAAAGCTCGCCGGGAATGGATTTGAGCGCCGCCAGCAGCGCCAGCACCATGAAGGGCATGCCCTTCCAGCCCGAGATGAAGATGATAATGGCCAGAGCCATATTCGGGTCGTTGAGAATGGAGCTGTTGCCGGCAAAGCCGAAGAACTGGAAGACCGAGTGCAGCGCGCCCACCTCGCTGTCGAGCAGGAAGCGCCAGCCATAGCCCAGCACGATGAAGGGCATGACCCAAGGGAGCAGGATCAGCGCTGAAGCCATGCGGGCAATGGCCGTGTCACGATTGAGCAGGAGCGCGAGAGGCAGGGCCAGTGCAATCTCGACGGCCACGGTGCCGATGGTCCAGATCCAGGTGCGCCAGAAGGCCCGCCACAGGCCCGCATCGGCAAAAAGCGCCTCGTAATTGATCAGCCCGCCCCAGACCGGCTGCGGATTGCGCAGCAGATACCAGTCCTGAAAGGACAGCCACAGCGCATAGAGCAGGGGCACGACGGCAATGGCCAGGGCGACGAGCACGGCCGGAGCGACCAGCGCATAGGGCAACGCCACTTCGACGAACGGTCTTGGCTCGTTTTCTGAAACGGCGGGGGAGGTCACGGATTGGTTTTCCAGAGCGCCATGCTTTCGGGCCCAAATGACAATTCATCCCCGGCCACCGCCGCCCCGGCCCACGCGAACTTTCGGCAGGCCGTGGCTTGCCCGGACAGGCCTGGCGATGATCGGATGAATGGCTGAGGAGACACCGGACTAAGCCTGCTTCCAAGAGAAAAGGAATTCCCGGGCGGCGGGAGGCCGGTGCCGCCCGGGGTGTCTCGCCCTTAGCGGGCGAGAACGGTGTTGATGTCGGAGCAGAGATCGGCGGTGGCGCCGGCAATGTCCTTCTGGCCAAGAGCCACAGCCTGCACCGCCTTCTGGATCGTGTCGACCTCCAGTTGGCCCATCTGCGGGATGGCTTCGCTTGGATATTGATAGGCGCGAGCGTCCTGCAATTGCTCGACGAAGAGAGGATAGGGGAACTCGGTCCAGGGCTCGCCTTGCGCCAGCGAAATGCTGCCCGGGATGAAGCCGCCGGCGATAGCCAGTTCCTTGAAGGCCTCGCCATGAGTGGCGAACATGATGAACTGGCCCGCCGCATCCTTCGCGTCGGAGGCATTCCACATGACCAGTGGCCAGCCGCCAAGGAAGCCGGAGCGGTTGACCGGACCTGCCGGAACTTTGGCGATGTCGACCTGATCAAGCCATTCGGGCTGTTCGGTCTGCAGATCGCGATAGAGGCTGGGATGCATGAGGATCATGCCATAGCGGCCATCGAGAAAACCGCGCTGGAAGGCGTCGCCATTCATGCTGGCGGCGTCCGGATGGGTCGAGCCATCGAGCGCGATACCGGCATAGACCTCGAGCGCCGCCTGAAATTCCGGGCTGTCGAAGCCGCAGGTGCCGTCATCGTTGAGCATGCGGGCGCCATAGCCCAGATAGGCGCTCATGAAATTGTGCACGGTGAAATAATCGAGGCTGGTCGCCAGCGCGATGCCGTAGACCCCGTCGGGCGTGCCTTCGGTGAGCGTCTTGGCGGTGGCGCGCAATTCGTCCCAGGTTTCCGGCGGAGCGTTGGGATCGAGCCCGGCCTGCTCGAACAGGTCCTTGCGGTAATAGAGCGCGCGGGTTTCGACGGCGATGGGCGAGGCCCACCATTGGCCGCCGAGATTGTAATAGCCCTTGTCGCCCGGCCAGATGTCGGAGGCGACATCGGTGCCGTGCTCGGCATCATAAGCGGCGAAGGCGTCGTCGAGTGGCGCCAGCGCGCCGATGGCCTGAAACTGGGCCACGACATTGTTGCCCAGCATGGACACGTCCGGCAGGCCGCCGGTGGTCAAGGCCGTCACCAGCCGCTGCTGCTGTTCCGACCAAGGCACGATTTCCATGACGACATCGATGCCCTCATGGCTGGCTTCGAAAGCCTCGATGATCGCCTCCCAGGCGGCGATGTCGTTCGGATTGGTGGAAAATTGCCAGAAGGTCACCGTTTCGGCGAAAGCCGGCGCAGTGAGCAAAGTCGTGGCGAGCGCGGTCGCCGCAAGCAAAGTATGCCGCATGAAAGTCCTCCCTGAAAAACTCGTGCGTCACCGACGCGCTATTTCCCTAAAAGCGCATGTGTCATCGTTGACATATGAAATTGCTAGCACGCGATATGCGGTGTGTCAAACTGCCACGGGTCAGATGAATTTGCCCGTGGACTGGCGGACGACGAGCGTGGTGTCGAGGACGATCTCACTGGGCATTTCGCGCTTCTCGATGGCGGCAAGCGCCATGTCGAATCCAGCCCGTCCCAGAGCCGCCAGCGGCTGGGCCACTGTGGTCAATTGCGGCGCCAGATAGGCCGCCAGCGTGTCGTCGAAGCCCACAACCGATATGTCTTGCGGTACGCGCTTGCCGGCTTGATAGAGCGCCTGCAAAACCCCCACGGCCAGAATATCGCAGGTGGCAAAAATCGCGGTGGGCGGCTTGGGCAATTGCATCAATGCCTCGGTATGCCGCCGACCATCGGCGCCGCATTGATCGTTCGCCAGATCGTAATACTGGCCCAGCCGCACATAATTGGACTGCACGTCGAGCCCATGATCGGCCATGCCGTCGCCATAGGCCGCCAGCCGGTCTTCTTCCACCGAGCGCTGGCGCGCCGCGTCGCGGCTATAGAGAACCGGATCGCCGCCGACAAAGGCGATGCGTTCATGGCCGAGGCCGACAAGGTGGTCTATGGCCGCGCGGGCACCCACGTAATTGTCGACCCGGACGAAACTTGCCGATTGGGTCGAGGACCGTTCGATCTCGATGGCGGGAATGCCGGCGCCGGCCAGGATTTCCACATTCTGGGCGCTGGCGGCCGTACAGAACAGCACGGCATCGACCCGCTGGGCGATAAAGGTTTCGATGCCGTGGCGTTCATAGCTCTCGCTGCCGCCATGATTGAAGATCACCACGCGATAGCCCGCGGCGATGGCCGCCGCCTCGACCGCATGGGCGACGCTGACGAATAGCGGATTGACGGTGATGGCGGTGATCATCAGGCCGATGGTGAAGGTGCGTTGCGTCCTCAGCCCCCGCGCCACGACATTGGGCCGGTAATTTGTG
This genomic stretch from Devosia sp. YIM 151766 harbors:
- a CDS encoding TIM barrel protein, which encodes MKLSACIEWLFSDVSDDFAERIRLAKEAGLDAVEFWFWSNKDLDAIEAALKETGLSLSGFVAEPMIALTDPDNHAAFLAGLATSMRVAQRLGAKVLIAQAGDDLPGKTREEQHDALVACLRAAADVLDGSGISLGVEPLNTFIDHKGYYLSSTREALNIVDEVGRPEIGIVYDLYHSYVMGEKIEDVLADRVSRVLHAHVADHPGRNDPGQGEIDLGKRLAWLYGNGYSGLAGLEYKPAGSTRQALAKVRATLNTSG
- a CDS encoding zinc-binding dehydrogenase codes for the protein MSLTTQSLYFTGPRAVEIRTEALAAPGAGQVLLDLAVSGISAGTELNVFRGLAPQWRQSMDPRTRLFSDANGADWTWPARYGYAAVGRVAELGANVQDLARGELVFAYVPHGQHAVVDAKAVVPLGDIDDAEIGVFYANLNTAYNGVLDANIPLGADVVVSGLGVIGQMVTRLLRRNGARQIIAVDTIGQRRELALAGGADIALDPSNQPIAETVRELTEGRGADTVIEVSGAAPALNEAIRTAGFNGTVIAMSWYGGSFESLSLSGEFHHNRPRIISSQVGTVNPFLGPLWSVDRRARIVREYLSALAPELKGFITHRVPLAEAGRGYSLLDQGSPDVMQVLIDYR
- a CDS encoding carbohydrate ABC transporter permease; this translates as MMHDSDNRLRNAALDALTIALLILVLSPIIWVFIASIRPDADIMTRGLIPARVTFDHFANIFSRGDFLVALRNSLVVGGIVAICTVVIAVPAAYSLSRFTYMGRDFIGFLILATQMLPAVAVLVPIVVIIRSLGLANTLTALTFTHLALGLPIAVWMLKGYIDAVPRELEEASIIDGSSQIGAMFRITLPLIRPAVVAVGTFAFVLSWGEFILALALITSAEVKTLPLALQTLFDPYSFSWGVVMAGGVVIALPTIVLFLLFRNQLVGGLTAGGIKG
- a CDS encoding sugar ABC transporter permease, giving the protein MTSPAVSENEPRPFVEVALPYALVAPAVLVALAIAVVPLLYALWLSFQDWYLLRNPQPVWGGLINYEALFADAGLWRAFWRTWIWTIGTVAVEIALALPLALLLNRDTAIARMASALILLPWVMPFIVLGYGWRFLLDSEVGALHSVFQFFGFAGNSSILNDPNMALAIIIFISGWKGMPFMVLALLAALKSIPGELYEAAAIDGASPWQRFTSITLPSIQNTMLIIGLVLGILAFYSFDLPWIMTRGGPQDATTILGISMYKAVFTDLRPAYAAAISVVMLVILAIASFLSLQLRRR
- a CDS encoding sugar ABC transporter substrate-binding protein — its product is MRHTLLAATALATTLLTAPAFAETVTFWQFSTNPNDIAAWEAIIEAFEASHEGIDVVMEIVPWSEQQQRLVTALTTGGLPDVSMLGNNVVAQFQAIGALAPLDDAFAAYDAEHGTDVASDIWPGDKGYYNLGGQWWASPIAVETRALYYRKDLFEQAGLDPNAPPETWDELRATAKTLTEGTPDGVYGIALATSLDYFTVHNFMSAYLGYGARMLNDDGTCGFDSPEFQAALEVYAGIALDGSTHPDAASMNGDAFQRGFLDGRYGMILMHPSLYRDLQTEQPEWLDQVDIAKVPAGPVNRSGFLGGWPLVMWNASDAKDAAGQFIMFATHGEAFKELAIAGGFIPGSISLAQGEPWTEFPYPLFVEQLQDARAYQYPSEAIPQMGQLEVDTIQKAVQAVALGQKDIAGATADLCSDINTVLAR
- a CDS encoding LacI family DNA-binding transcriptional regulator, with the translated sequence MSRKSATLIEVAKLAGVSTATVNRVLKRQGYISNEAREKVLAAVTATNYRPNVVARGLRTQRTFTIGLMITAITVNPLFVSVAHAVEAAAIAAGYRVVIFNHGGSESYERHGIETFIAQRVDAVLFCTAASAQNVEILAGAGIPAIEIERSSTQSASFVRVDNYVGARAAIDHLVGLGHERIAFVGGDPVLYSRDAARQRSVEEDRLAAYGDGMADHGLDVQSNYVRLGQYYDLANDQCGADGRRHTEALMQLPKPPTAIFATCDILAVGVLQALYQAGKRVPQDISVVGFDDTLAAYLAPQLTTVAQPLAALGRAGFDMALAAIEKREMPSEIVLDTTLVVRQSTGKFI